The following nucleotide sequence is from Micromonospora sp. WMMD1120.
ACTCGATCAGGACCGGTCCCCGGTCGTCCACGAGCAGTTCGGTGTGCGCCGGGCCGGTACGCACGCCGAGCGCGTCCAGCACCCCCTCCACGAACGGCCGAAGGACGCCCTCGGTCTCACCGGTCCCGTCCAGCAGGAGTTGCCTGTCGTACACCGGACGGCCCTCGATGAAGAAGCGGTCGTCGCGCCAGATCTCGTGGATGTGGTGCCGGCCGTCGAGGCTCACGCTGTTGACGAAGTACTGCTGGCCGACGAGTTGCTCCTGCACCAGCAGCGAGTCGTTGGGCTGGCCCATCGCGTTGGTGGCCCCGAGCAGCTTCGCCGTCGCGGATCGGGCCTGGGCCTCGTCCGCGCAGAAGTAGACGCCCTCCGAGCCGGCGCTGGCCGCGGGCTTGACCACCACCGGCAGCACCCGGCTGGCCGTCAGGAAGTCGTCCAGGTCCTCGACGCTGCCCACCCGCGCGCCGAGCGGCACCCGCAACCCCGCGCGGGCGACCGCCTCCATCATCGCGGGCTTCTCCCGCCGGGGTCGGTCGGCCGAGTGGACGTTGCCGGGCAGACCCAACAGGTGCGCGAGGTCGTCGGCCACGTTGACGCCCCACTCGCTGCCGGCGATCACCTCGACCGGGCGCATCGGGGCGAGCAGTTCGGCGGTGGCGTCGAGTGCCTGCGGGGACTCACCGCGCACTGTCAACACGGTCAGGAAGTCGTCGCGGCGCAGACCGGCGGCGTACCGCTCGTTGATGGTGCCGGTGAGGACCGCGACGCAGCGCCGGCCCTGCCTGTTGAAGGCGGGCGCCAGCATCGCGCCGGTCGAGAACGGGTCGACGATCACGACGACCTCACCAGCGGCCACCCCGGCGGCCGGTGGCTGCACGACGGTCTCGGTGACGAACGGGGCATGGTACGGGCGCAGGTCGAGACCGTGGGCCGGGCGGAGCACGTCCAGCCGCATCGGCAGCGGGTCCGCCCAGGTGGCGAGCCGGTCCGGCGGCCGGGCGTAGCAGAGGCTCAGGGCCGGCTCGCCGAGCCGTTCGGTGCTGAGCACCAGTTCCGCCTCGTCGCAGCCGTCGTCGTCGGGGTCGAGGTGGTGCAGCGGCACCGGCACGAAGCCGAGTCGGCTCTTGAAGGTGAACAGGCCGGCCTGGACGATGTGCCCGTACAGGGTGGGGTCGGTGCCGAGCGAGACCCAGGTGAAGGCACGCCGGCGGGCCTCCTCGAACGCCGCCAGGTAGAGCGCCCGGCTGATCATCGCGTGGCGGACCTGTGGCCGGGCGGCCGAGAAGGCCACCCGCATCGCCGGGTCGGACGCGGCGACCCGGCAGACCACACCGGCGGTCAACTCGTCCCCGGTGCGCGCGGAGACGAAGAAGTAGTCGGCGAGCCCGGCCTCGGTGGCGACGACGGAGTGCGCCGCCGGCAGGCCGTGCGGCATGGTGGCGAGCTGCGCGTCGTAGACGGTCAGGAACTCGGCGAACAACTCCGGGGTGAGCCTGGCGTGCACCTCGATGGTGATCGCCTTCCGGTCGACGTACCGCCGTACGTCCCGGAAGTTGCGCCGTTCCGCCTTGGAGAGCCCGGCGAGGAAGTCCTCCGCGTGGGCCGGGGTGCGCCTCCCCCAGGTCACCCACCGCGGCTTGATCCGGAAGCCGGCGGCCTGCAGATTCGCCCAGTGCTCCCGGGGTGGGTCGGTCACGACGACCACGTCCGCGTCGTCCGCCCACCGTCGGTCCAGTGCCTCCTGCGCCGTCACCATGGATCTGCGCAGGCCGTAGTAGTCGTGCGCGCCGTTTCCGGACACGTGCCCCCCCGCTGTTTCCGTCCACCCCGGGCGTTGTTCGACCTCGCTGTCCCGTCACGCTCCGCTGTCGGCAGTGACCAATGAATCGACGGCGCTCAGCGTAGACCGCATCGACAAGACGGCCGCGAACGCGATCAGGGCGGCCGTCGGGGACAGCAGGCGCGCCTCGGTGGGGCCGAGCCAGCCCAGCACCGCCCCCGCCGCGAGCGTCCCGGCCGCGCTGCCCACCGCCATCATCGTCGCCGCGAGGGCGAACGACTCGTTGATCACCGTCTTCGGCACCAGGCTGCCGAGCAGGCCGAACTCCTCGGAGCTGAGCGCCGCCAGCGGCAGACCGGCGAGGAACAGGCAGCCCGCGAGCACCGGCACCGACGTGGCGAAGACCAGCGGCACCATGCACGCGAACGCCACCGCCAGCAGCACGAGGTAGCGGTTGACCGGCAGTCGACTGTGCTGCCGAGCGCCGTACACCAGTCCACCGAGGACGCTGGCCGCCGGGGGCAGCGAGAGCAGCGCCACGCCGGTCGCTGCGGCGTCGCCGTGCGCCGACACGGTCGCGGGCACTGTCACCTCGAGGACGGCGAACGCCGCGGCGGCCCCACCGGCGGCCACCAGGATCGCCACGACCCCGGGGATGCGCCACGGTCTCCGTTCACCCCGGGGGTGGCCGGCGCCGCCCCCGGCCGCGCCCGGCTCGGCGCCGTCGGTTTCCCGACGCATCGTCGCCACGGCCGGCGCGGTGCCGTACAGGAGGGAGCCGACCACGAGCATCCCGCCGGCCAGCAGTGTCGTGGTGAGTGCGCTGAAGACACCTGTCAACAGGCCGGTCAGGGCCGGGCCGATCACGAAGAAGACCTCGACCAGCACCGCCTCCAGTGCGTTGGCGGTGTTGAGCGCCGGGCCGGGCGGCAGGATCAGCGCCCAGGCCGCGCGGACGGTCGAGCCCACCGGGGCCATGGTCAGCGCGACGGGCGCGACCGAGGCCACCAGTAGCCAGGACGGGCCGCTGCCCGCGACAACGAACAGGGCCAGCGCCGCCGTGTGCAGCGCCGCCAGGGTCAGCAACACGACCCGCAACCCGCGCCGGTCGATCAGTCGGCCGTGCAGGGGCCAGGCGACGGCCAGCGCCGCCGAGAAGACGCCGAGGGCCGTCGCGCCGGCCGTGTAGGAGCCGGTCTCGGCGCTGATGTGCAGGAAGATCGCCAGCGGTTCGATGGCCACCGGCAGCCGGGCGAGCATGGCGGGCAGCATCACCCGGGGGACGCCGGGCGTACGCCAGAGTGCGGCGTAACGCCCGACGGCTTCACCCAGTGACATCAGTCACCAGTTCAGACAACGGGGACGGACTCCTTCTGCGCATGCGGCCGGTAGATGCCGTCGTACTGGTCGATGAGGGAGCCGTTCAGCGCCTCGGTGAGCCGGAGGCGTTGCTCGAACAGCTCGTAGTAGGAGAGGTGGTTCGACGGCATCGGCGAGAGGTAGACGCTGATCACTTCCGGCGTCTCCTCGATGTTGAACGATAGTCGATCCGCCTTCTTGCGGAAGTCCGCGGTCCCCGGGAGCAGGGTCCGGTTGAAGACATTGAAGTAGCTGGTCGCCTCGGTGCTGGCCTCGTGGAGCCGGGCCTTGAGTTGCAGGCAGCGGTCGAGGTACATGTCGATCATCGCCTGGTCGTCGTCGTCATGCCCGATCAGCATGTTGAAGGTCAGATACCGGACGCCGAGGTCCAGCATCGAGGTGACGATCTGTAGCTGCTCCTGGAACGGCCGCAGCTTGTTGAACTTCTTGGTGGGCTCGTCGCCGAGGTATTCCAGCGGGATCTGCACCCGGTAGCAGCCGACCCAGCGGTCCCCGCTGGTGTCGTTCCAGAACAGGGTCTCCATCAACTCCCTGTCCACCTCGCCCAGGTCGAGGAACTTGCCGAACTCGAGCCCGTTGGCGAACTCCCAGGAGAAGCCCATCTCGCGGGCCATCCGGAAGATCGCCAGCGTGTCCTCCCGCCCGCTGTCGTGCAGCAGCGTTCCCCGCCCGGAGCGCTGGATCCGGGAGAGCGTGTTGTCCTCCTGGAACAGGATGTTCGAGATCCCCATCGACTTCAGGTACTCGAAGTGCCGGCGTACGACCTCCGGCTTCATGTAGCGGTAGTGCCCGCGCATCGGGGTCGCGCAGAACGAGCACGTCCGGTAGCAGCCACGCGAGGTCTCGAAGCAGGTGAACGGGGGGCGTACCGTCATCGGCGGCTGGCCCTCGCCGGTGTCGTCGTAGACCGACAGGTCGTCGATCAGGTCGAGCGCCATCGGTGGCAACTCGGCCAGGTTCAGCTGGGCGCCACCCATGATGACGAGGCCGTCGCCGACGCGCCGGGTCATCACCATGCTCTCGATGGGCTGACCGGTCGCCCTCGCCTGGATCAGCTTGGCGAAGGTCAGCTCACCCTCGAGCTGGATCACCACGTCGAAACCGTTGGCCAGGTACCACTCCGGTCGCGCGGTGACGTCCATGCCGCCGCCGACGACGAGCGCGTTCGGGTTCACCTGCTTGAGGAACGTGGCGAACTCGGTCACCACCCGCGCCGAGTTGGTGAAGTTGTTGGAGATTCCGATGATGTCGGCGGCACGGGCCTCGTCGGCGTACGCCTCGAACGGGCCGCCGTAGCGGTGGCAGTCGATGGTGCGCGGCCCGTACTGGAACGAGGCGTAGTGCTCCGGTTCACCGGCGTCGACCTGGGTGTCGACGATCTTGAACTCCGCGTCGACGCCCCACTCGCGCAGGTAGGCGCGGGCGCCCGCGGCCAGCGTGACGAGGGCGCTCTTGGGGTTGCGGACACGCACCGGGCTGATGGTCGTGTCCTCGTCGCGGAACGACTGCCCGGGGTACGGGGCGTACAACAGGGTGACGCGCATGGCCGGTACCTCCTGGTCAGCCCGCGTAGATGCCGTCGTAGAGACGGTGCATCTCGCGATCGTTGAGCATGGTCGTCATCTCAAGACGCTTCTGGTAGATGTCCCAGTAGGTGAAGTGATCGGTGTTGATCGCCGACAGGAAGATCCCGATCACCTCCGGGTTCTCGTCGATGTCGAACTGGAGCAGGGAGTGCAGCGTGGTCCAGTCCCGGGCGCCCGGGAGCAGCGACAGGTTGAACACGTTGAAGTACGGCTGGTACCTCCCCTGCCCGACGGACGTCAGCTCCTCCTTCAACCGCAGGCAGTAGTCGGTGAACATGTCGATGCCCTCGCGGTCGTGCTCGGGATAGCCGATGAACAGGTCGTACGTCTGGTGGCCGACGCCGTGGTCGGTGAGCATCGTGGCCAGCACGTCGACCTGCTCGTCGAAGCCGAGCAGCTTCGGGAACCGGCGCTTCTTGACGTTCATGTTGTCCAGCGGGATCTGCACGCGGTAGCAACCGACCCAGCGGCCGTCGACCATCTTGCTGCCGAGCAGGGCGTCGGCGAGTTCGTGGTCGAAGCTGCCGTTCTGCATGAACTTGCCGAACTCGATGCCGTTGGCGAACTCCCAGGCGAAGCCGTAGTCCCGGAACATGTGGAACATCGCGAGCACGTCCTCGCGCCCGGAGTCGTACAGGTAGCGGCCGGTGCCGTTCTGTTGGATCCGGGACAGCGGGTTGTCCTCCTGCCACACGATCGTCTTGATGCCGTACTCCTGGAACGTCTTGAGGTGTTTCTCCATCGTCGGCAGGCTCATGTAGCGGTAGCCGCCCCGGGACGGGGCGGTGCAGAACGAGCACCGCCACGCGCAGCCGCGGGACGTCTCCCAGCAGATGAAGCTGCCCTGCACGCCCTCCGGCGGCGGCCCCTCGGCGGTGTCCGTGTAGACGGAGAGGTCGGGGATCAGGTCCAGGGCCATCGGCTCGATCGAGTCCATCGGAATGGTCTCGCCGGTGTCCACCTTCGTGGGGATGAGCCGGCCCCGGAGCGAGATGTTCGGCACGGTGCCGAGGTCCTGCTTACGGTTCAGCGCGTCGATGATCCGGGCGAAGGTCAGCTCGCCCTCGCCGCGCACCACCACGTCCGCGCCCCGGGCGAGGTAGTACTGCGGACGGGCGGTGCAGTCGACCCCGCCCACCACGACGAGGGCCTTCGGGTTGACCCGCTTGATGTGCTGGGCGAGGTCGCTGACGATGTTCGCGCTGTTGGTGAAGTTGCAGGTGATCCCGTGCACCTCGGCCGAGCGGATCTTCTCGTCGGCCTCCTCGAACGGGGTGCCGTACCGGAAACAGTCCATGATCCGAGGGCCGTACGGCAGCGACTTGTACTTGACCCGTTGCCCACCGAGCTGGAGGTCGATGATCTCGATGTCGCAGGAGTAGCCAAAGTGCGGGGCGTACGCCCGCAGCCCGGCGGCGATGGTGGTCAGCGCGCTCTTCGGGTTGAGTGGCCGCTCGGTGTTGATCGGCTCGCTCTCCCCCTGGAAGATCTGCGAGGGGAAGGGGGCGTAGTAGAGGTTCACCTTCATGGCGTCTCCTGGGCCGGTAGGTCGCGGTTCACTGGACTGTCGCGGTGGACAGGTGCGGACGGTTCACCGACCGGTGGGCCCTCGTGAGACGGTCGATCATCGTGTCGATCTCCGCGTCCCGACGGGTTGCCCAGTCGAGGCCGAGGTCCCGGGCCAGCCGGGCGGCGCGGACCGTGTCGGTGCCGACCAGGGCGTCGTGGCACACCCCGGTCAGTGCGTCGGTCGCCGCGGCGCTGCGGGGCCGAAGAACAGCGAGACAGCGGGCTGTCTCGTCATCGCCGACCAGGTCGGCGGCCCGGTCGAGGAACCGGTCGTACGGGACTTCCGGCAGCGCGCCCGCATCGGTGCGGAGCCGGGACAGCAGATCGGACACCGGCACCGACCCCGGCGCCACCACGTTCAGCACGGTGCCCGGTGGCACCGGGTCGGTGAGCGCGGCGACCACCCGTGCGACCAGGTCGACAGGGGTCCAGTCCACGTGCAGGCCGGTCGGTGGCCGTACGCCGAGCCGCAGGCAGAGCCGCAGCATCATGGTCACCGAGGACCGCGGGTTGGCGTGCCCGGTGCGTGCGTGGGCGGCGACCTCTCCCAGCCGGACGACGGCGCACGGCACACCCTGCTCGGTGGCTGTCCGCAGCAGTTGCTCACCGACCCATTTGGACTGGCTGTAGCCGTCGGGCGGCAGCGCGGACCAGCGCGGCAGGAACGACTCGGCGAGGGGCGCGCCGGGGGCGTGCCGCACCGTTGTCGTCGACAGCGAGATGATCCGCTTGCGGACGTGGGTGCCGGCGAGGTGGATGAGGGTGCGCAGGCCGTGCACGTTGGTGGTGCGGAGGTCGGCGTAGTCGCGCAGGGTGTCGACCCGACCGCCGGCGTCGACGAGGGTGCCGACCTGTCGGCAGAGCCGCCGCCAGTCCGCGGACACCAGCCCGAGGTGGGGCTTCTCCAGGTCACCGGCGAGCGCCGACCATCCGGTCAGTTCGGCCGGTCGGTAGCCGGCGGCCGCCAGCCCGGACGCGACCCGGTGCCGGGCCGCCTCGTCGTCGGTGGCGCGGACCAGGCAGACGATCGGCCGGTCACCGTGTGCCGAGAGCGCGGCCAGCACGTGCGAACCGATGAAGCCGGTCGCGCCGACCAGCAGTATCGATC
It contains:
- a CDS encoding MFS transporter; amino-acid sequence: MSLGEAVGRYAALWRTPGVPRVMLPAMLARLPVAIEPLAIFLHISAETGSYTAGATALGVFSAALAVAWPLHGRLIDRRGLRVVLLTLAALHTAALALFVVAGSGPSWLLVASVAPVALTMAPVGSTVRAAWALILPPGPALNTANALEAVLVEVFFVIGPALTGLLTGVFSALTTTLLAGGMLVVGSLLYGTAPAVATMRRETDGAEPGAAGGGAGHPRGERRPWRIPGVVAILVAAGGAAAAFAVLEVTVPATVSAHGDAAATGVALLSLPPAASVLGGLVYGARQHSRLPVNRYLVLLAVAFACMVPLVFATSVPVLAGCLFLAGLPLAALSSEEFGLLGSLVPKTVINESFALAATMMAVGSAAGTLAAGAVLGWLGPTEARLLSPTAALIAFAAVLSMRSTLSAVDSLVTADSGA
- a CDS encoding cobalamin-dependent protein (Presence of a B(12) (cobalamin)-binding domain implies dependence on cobalamin itself, in one of its several forms, or in some unusual lineages, dependence on a cobalamin-like analog.); this translates as MRVTLLYAPYPGQSFRDEDTTISPVRVRNPKSALVTLAAGARAYLREWGVDAEFKIVDTQVDAGEPEHYASFQYGPRTIDCHRYGGPFEAYADEARAADIIGISNNFTNSARVVTEFATFLKQVNPNALVVGGGMDVTARPEWYLANGFDVVIQLEGELTFAKLIQARATGQPIESMVMTRRVGDGLVIMGGAQLNLAELPPMALDLIDDLSVYDDTGEGQPPMTVRPPFTCFETSRGCYRTCSFCATPMRGHYRYMKPEVVRRHFEYLKSMGISNILFQEDNTLSRIQRSGRGTLLHDSGREDTLAIFRMAREMGFSWEFANGLEFGKFLDLGEVDRELMETLFWNDTSGDRWVGCYRVQIPLEYLGDEPTKKFNKLRPFQEQLQIVTSMLDLGVRYLTFNMLIGHDDDDQAMIDMYLDRCLQLKARLHEASTEATSYFNVFNRTLLPGTADFRKKADRLSFNIEETPEVISVYLSPMPSNHLSYYELFEQRLRLTEALNGSLIDQYDGIYRPHAQKESVPVV
- a CDS encoding cobalamin-dependent protein (Presence of a B(12) (cobalamin)-binding domain implies dependence on cobalamin itself, in one of its several forms, or in some unusual lineages, dependence on a cobalamin-like analog.), which encodes MKVNLYYAPFPSQIFQGESEPINTERPLNPKSALTTIAAGLRAYAPHFGYSCDIEIIDLQLGGQRVKYKSLPYGPRIMDCFRYGTPFEEADEKIRSAEVHGITCNFTNSANIVSDLAQHIKRVNPKALVVVGGVDCTARPQYYLARGADVVVRGEGELTFARIIDALNRKQDLGTVPNISLRGRLIPTKVDTGETIPMDSIEPMALDLIPDLSVYTDTAEGPPPEGVQGSFICWETSRGCAWRCSFCTAPSRGGYRYMSLPTMEKHLKTFQEYGIKTIVWQEDNPLSRIQQNGTGRYLYDSGREDVLAMFHMFRDYGFAWEFANGIEFGKFMQNGSFDHELADALLGSKMVDGRWVGCYRVQIPLDNMNVKKRRFPKLLGFDEQVDVLATMLTDHGVGHQTYDLFIGYPEHDREGIDMFTDYCLRLKEELTSVGQGRYQPYFNVFNLSLLPGARDWTTLHSLLQFDIDENPEVIGIFLSAINTDHFTYWDIYQKRLEMTTMLNDREMHRLYDGIYAG
- a CDS encoding ATP-grasp domain-containing protein encodes the protein MSGNGAHDYYGLRRSMVTAQEALDRRWADDADVVVVTDPPREHWANLQAAGFRIKPRWVTWGRRTPAHAEDFLAGLSKAERRNFRDVRRYVDRKAITIEVHARLTPELFAEFLTVYDAQLATMPHGLPAAHSVVATEAGLADYFFVSARTGDELTAGVVCRVAASDPAMRVAFSAARPQVRHAMISRALYLAAFEEARRRAFTWVSLGTDPTLYGHIVQAGLFTFKSRLGFVPVPLHHLDPDDDGCDEAELVLSTERLGEPALSLCYARPPDRLATWADPLPMRLDVLRPAHGLDLRPYHAPFVTETVVQPPAAGVAAGEVVVIVDPFSTGAMLAPAFNRQGRRCVAVLTGTINERYAAGLRRDDFLTVLTVRGESPQALDATAELLAPMRPVEVIAGSEWGVNVADDLAHLLGLPGNVHSADRPRREKPAMMEAVARAGLRVPLGARVGSVEDLDDFLTASRVLPVVVKPAASAGSEGVYFCADEAQARSATAKLLGATNAMGQPNDSLLVQEQLVGQQYFVNSVSLDGRHHIHEIWRDDRFFIEGRPVYDRQLLLDGTGETEGVLRPFVEGVLDALGVRTGPAHTELLVDDRGPVLIESGARLEGGVTPAGPERATGVSQLSLTVERYTDPERFARRIGAGYQRQRALMVVCLVAPYDGTVAEGAAQRLAEIPSIFCGTALDLVPGTPVHRTVDLFTSPGHLYLIADDPARLEEDYQRIRALEHNGLYESR